From a single Pirellulaceae bacterium genomic region:
- a CDS encoding ISAs1 family transposase, with product MGPLHIVSAWASEQGMALGQIATQEKSNEITAIPELLEQIDLKNSIVTIDAMGCQKQIVAQIDKRQGTYVVAVKANQLNLFETVEELVFDVLEGVREDLYCRSLQTTDQSHGRIDERSYAIIKLKKDSPIKKAWPSVKAIGYAVRVSTDANRQETFQTRYFILWPVADSICGCRCRARSLVDRVDALDVGRNLSRGRPADQ from the coding sequence CTGGGGCCGCTGCACATTGTGAGCGCATGGGCTAGTGAGCAAGGCATGGCACTTGGACAGATCGCTACGCAGGAGAAATCCAATGAAATCACAGCGATTCCAGAGCTACTGGAGCAGATCGACTTGAAGAACTCGATCGTCACCATCGACGCCATGGGATGTCAAAAGCAGATCGTAGCCCAGATCGACAAGCGACAGGGAACCTACGTGGTAGCTGTCAAAGCCAATCAGCTGAACCTATTTGAAACGGTAGAAGAATTGGTCTTTGATGTACTGGAGGGAGTACGGGAAGACCTGTACTGCCGCAGCCTCCAAACCACCGATCAGTCACACGGGCGGATTGATGAACGCAGCTACGCAATTATCAAGCTGAAGAAAGATTCGCCAATCAAGAAAGCCTGGCCCTCGGTCAAAGCCATCGGCTATGCGGTTCGCGTCAGTACAGATGCCAACCGACAAGAGACATTCCAGACACGCTACTTCATACTCTGGCCGGTTGCTGACAGTATCTGCGGTTGCCGCTGCCGTGCGCGGTCACTGGTCGATCGAGTCGATGCACTGGACGTTGGACGTAACCTTTCGCGAGGACGCCCAGCAGACCAGTGA
- a CDS encoding type II secretion system F family protein: MMTLKQRALFCRRLSIGLSAGVDLLRVLENEQKSATAQHRHAIGQVIAQIRGGNSLAEALRAQPGYFPWLLTQLVDASELGGRTESILAYLADYYDQLQAAHSTFRQRVSGPLIQLVLAIGVVGLVIVLQGVLSPNSGYDASGLGLRGFSGLAIFLAVLGVAGGIASLVFYGLWKNFFQCHRWVVPVLYRVPQVGTALQTLGLARLSVTLSMLLNAGVDAKRSVKQAFQATGNHYLMSGTNRALVELSRGASFADAFEKSAVLPDDFVDAVRIGEISGTETESLDRLASQYQQQATAALVTVANLASVAVWIAIAGLIVWMIFRMALQYVNLLNNAVTM, encoded by the coding sequence GTGATGACACTCAAACAGCGTGCTCTCTTCTGCCGACGGCTGAGTATCGGTCTCAGCGCCGGCGTCGATTTGCTGCGGGTGTTAGAGAATGAGCAGAAATCGGCGACGGCCCAACATCGGCATGCTATTGGCCAAGTGATCGCTCAAATTCGCGGCGGCAATTCGTTGGCCGAGGCGCTGCGTGCTCAGCCGGGATATTTTCCGTGGCTGTTGACTCAACTGGTTGATGCCAGCGAACTCGGTGGACGCACTGAGAGCATCCTGGCCTATCTGGCCGACTATTACGATCAGCTTCAGGCCGCGCATTCCACATTTCGCCAGCGAGTATCCGGGCCGCTGATTCAATTGGTGCTTGCAATCGGCGTGGTGGGATTGGTCATCGTGCTGCAAGGCGTGTTGTCGCCTAACTCTGGCTACGATGCATCGGGACTTGGGCTAAGAGGTTTTTCAGGGTTGGCCATTTTTTTAGCGGTGCTTGGCGTCGCAGGCGGCATTGCTAGCTTGGTGTTCTATGGGCTGTGGAAAAATTTTTTCCAGTGTCATCGCTGGGTTGTTCCCGTGCTGTATCGGGTACCGCAAGTCGGCACAGCTCTGCAAACACTGGGACTGGCGCGGCTGAGCGTTACCCTGTCGATGCTGCTCAATGCAGGCGTGGATGCCAAACGATCCGTCAAACAAGCGTTTCAGGCGACAGGCAACCATTATCTCATGAGCGGCACCAATCGCGCCTTGGTGGAGCTTTCCCGTGGAGCGAGCTTTGCTGACGCCTTCGAGAAATCAGCGGTGCTACCTGACGACTTCGTCGACGCAGTGCGAATCGGTGAAATCAGCGGAACGGAAACAGAATCTTTGGATCGTTTAGCTAGCCAATATCAGCAGCAAGCGACAGCGGCGCTGGTGACCGTTGCCAACCTAGCTAGCGTAGCGGTCTGGATCGCCATTGCCGGATTGATTGTGTGGATGATTTTTCGCATGGCCCTGCAGTACGTGAATCTGCTAAACAACGCTGTAACCATGTAA
- a CDS encoding Do family serine endopeptidase produces the protein MYSKSGWLISASVVLAVLTGLVVHPWSGQSSGPSQVYAQQLLDAQAAQQQAIAGADQLSTAFRTAAKILKPSVVQINALVDQPQRRLRQLPQGQSPFGSPFGNDLFDELFRELEGRGRRQVPIEPEEQPEGPKSRVQAGVGSGVIVSEDGFVLTNNHVIEQADELQIRLSDGQEYKAEIVGRDPSSDVAVLKIDATGLAAAKLGDSSAIEVGDWVIAVGSPFGLEQTVTAGIISATNRRTGILRGGFEDFLQTDAAINPGNSGGPLVNLRGEVVGINTAINSRTGTNAGVGFAIPSNMALQIMQDLRSTGRVVRGFIGAGLDELTPESARELKLPNNIARGAIIRKLLPDGPAARAEMKEKDVVIGIGNRPITSSSQLMNEIAMVRPGSQIELKVLRDGKPRTITITVEERTEEKMSQFSDRTVIEDWGLALETLTPELAKEVDVGEDLEAGAVIVQLDRTKRAAKLGLQPADVIVAIDGKPIRTAAEAKQALSEVGKQISLQARRGHIDMSLTRPVPPK, from the coding sequence ATGTACAGTAAGTCGGGTTGGTTGATTAGCGCCTCTGTCGTTTTGGCAGTGCTCACCGGGTTAGTTGTGCATCCCTGGTCGGGCCAGTCTAGTGGACCAAGCCAGGTCTACGCCCAGCAACTGCTGGATGCGCAAGCGGCTCAACAGCAAGCAATTGCTGGCGCGGACCAGTTATCTACCGCGTTTCGAACGGCTGCCAAAATTCTCAAACCATCCGTGGTGCAGATTAACGCTCTTGTAGATCAGCCACAACGCCGCCTGCGCCAACTTCCTCAGGGACAGTCGCCGTTTGGTTCTCCATTTGGCAACGACCTGTTTGACGAATTGTTCCGCGAGTTGGAAGGGCGGGGGCGTCGCCAGGTACCAATTGAACCTGAAGAACAGCCGGAGGGGCCAAAATCGCGGGTCCAGGCTGGAGTCGGCTCTGGCGTGATCGTTTCAGAGGATGGATTCGTTCTTACGAACAATCACGTAATCGAGCAAGCCGATGAATTGCAGATCCGGTTGAGTGATGGCCAAGAGTATAAGGCTGAAATTGTTGGCCGTGACCCCAGCAGCGATGTGGCTGTATTGAAAATCGACGCCACCGGGCTGGCCGCCGCCAAATTGGGTGATTCATCGGCTATTGAAGTTGGCGATTGGGTCATTGCCGTCGGCAGCCCGTTTGGACTAGAGCAGACGGTCACAGCAGGCATTATCTCGGCTACAAACCGTCGTACCGGAATTCTGCGAGGTGGCTTCGAAGACTTTTTGCAGACCGATGCCGCGATCAATCCAGGCAATAGCGGTGGACCGCTGGTCAACTTGCGCGGTGAAGTGGTGGGTATCAACACCGCGATCAACTCGCGCACCGGAACAAACGCCGGAGTTGGCTTTGCCATTCCCTCGAATATGGCGCTGCAAATCATGCAGGACCTGCGCTCGACTGGTCGAGTCGTTCGGGGCTTTATTGGAGCAGGCTTGGATGAGTTGACACCAGAGTCGGCTCGAGAATTGAAGCTGCCCAACAATATTGCTCGGGGCGCCATCATTCGCAAACTTCTGCCTGATGGCCCGGCGGCGCGCGCTGAGATGAAGGAAAAAGATGTCGTGATCGGCATCGGCAATCGCCCAATCACATCCAGCTCGCAACTCATGAATGAAATCGCTATGGTACGCCCAGGCTCACAGATCGAGCTTAAGGTGCTTCGCGATGGAAAGCCGCGCACCATTACGATCACGGTCGAGGAGCGCACCGAAGAGAAGATGAGCCAATTCAGCGATCGAACCGTTATCGAGGATTGGGGTTTGGCGCTAGAGACGCTGACTCCCGAACTGGCCAAGGAGGTCGATGTGGGTGAGGACTTAGAGGCTGGCGCCGTTATCGTTCAGTTAGACCGAACAAAGCGAGCTGCCAAACTCGGACTGCAACCGGCGGACGTCATCGTGGCCATCGATGGCAAACCGATCCGGACTGCCGCCGAAGCCAAGCAAGCTCTGTCGGAAGTTGGCAAGCAAATTAGCCTGCAAGCCCGGCGCGGACACATCGACATGTCGCTCACTCGGCCCGTACCGCCTAAGTAG
- a CDS encoding general secretion pathway protein GspD, translating into MSQVNTNPIGYGIGRTVDSGARIWRRLLVTAALSPVIAVGLFGACAFAQATPATRNLTDSTILVDANFVMGWLAHAQHMIESGKTEAATASFAEALRARKSLATPEPTVERRAQEVARLLASRNITPAQITAAAAQLGASRPAPAVQTASAQGPVASASSGQTQVDGTGVVPGVFQPQRDATSVEMARAQSVAAATDVLPEASGDQLYQRGIELLGRGEREQALEIFRQAWNHQGELDPAIRSALKDKLASLQASGSPESVAANALSPQERAQLEERQRWMSEVTGEIADAKRFRESEPLLVAERLQILRTRISQANVGGDFRQRMLTHIDRAITEHQVYMDQNRATIDQNTRNKQIKEQINLEHEQRYKIDQQIASLVETYNDLMDKHEYMQAETVAKQVGALDPDSTIASLLIASARNARRIGEYEAVRTNKEDGFIDAMLDVDRSARPVSDENSFQFPKGWEDISRKRLASQDRESQRGMSPAEVAIWEKLKQLVMVNFDQRPLREVVKTLSDMTGVMIVLDTPGMAQESIQPDELITLDLPSPIQLRSALALMLNSRNLDFQVVNEVLKITSVRNTAQANRSIVYNVKDLVIPIPNFVTDYNSGMAGALRQAYETINNGLVARTQPRYGSGENAQFGAQSQLVSTSLNPDSQVLGQFGGANMPPGMGGMPGMPGLGGGMNMLPGTGFGGSGPVMGGPPIMAMGSPSPIGGGGAAADFASLMNLIQQTIEPDNWAANGGTSTMLQYPANLSLVVSAPQTTHEKIADLLESLRRLQDLQVTIEVKFITLTDNFFERMGVDFDLRVEDGNRRIPSAEQKKGRTVVGLRTGSTATNPFPFTADLDVAFDQNNFDSAVPAFGGFPGVANAGINMGFAILSELEMFFFMNAAQGDQRTNVLQAPRVTMFDGQFASINDTVSRPFVTSLIPVVGDFAVAQQPVIVVLNEGTILNVQSTISHDKRSVRLTLNPTFSQIDKVDTFTFEGSRRTRSTSRRSGDNILNPDDGSVDEEDEEEETIISGTTVQQPSFSSTNVSTTVSVPDGGTILLGGIKRMRESRIERGVPILSKIPYLNRLFKNTAIGRETSTLMLTVTPRIIILEEEEQKYGVFDN; encoded by the coding sequence TTGAGTCAAGTTAACACGAATCCAATTGGATACGGTATTGGCCGCACGGTGGACTCCGGCGCACGAATATGGCGGCGCCTGTTGGTGACTGCCGCGCTAAGTCCCGTCATTGCGGTGGGGCTGTTCGGTGCCTGCGCTTTTGCACAAGCCACTCCAGCCACTCGCAATTTGACGGACAGCACGATCCTTGTCGATGCGAACTTCGTCATGGGCTGGTTGGCTCATGCGCAGCACATGATCGAATCTGGTAAGACCGAAGCGGCAACAGCCTCGTTTGCTGAAGCCCTCAGAGCTCGAAAGAGTCTGGCGACACCTGAACCAACTGTTGAACGGCGCGCCCAGGAAGTTGCCCGATTGCTGGCCAGCCGGAATATCACACCAGCACAAATCACGGCTGCGGCCGCGCAGTTGGGTGCATCGCGTCCAGCGCCAGCCGTGCAAACAGCTTCAGCTCAAGGCCCAGTCGCATCGGCCTCGTCCGGTCAAACACAAGTTGACGGAACTGGAGTTGTACCAGGAGTATTTCAGCCGCAGCGTGATGCCACTTCGGTAGAAATGGCCAGAGCTCAATCGGTGGCAGCCGCAACCGATGTGTTGCCTGAGGCCAGCGGAGATCAACTCTACCAACGCGGCATTGAACTGCTCGGTCGTGGCGAACGCGAGCAAGCCCTGGAAATCTTCCGCCAAGCCTGGAATCATCAGGGTGAATTAGATCCCGCCATTCGCAGCGCTCTCAAGGACAAACTGGCCAGCTTGCAGGCCAGCGGCAGTCCCGAGTCCGTCGCCGCCAACGCGTTGTCGCCCCAAGAGCGCGCGCAACTGGAAGAACGGCAGCGGTGGATGAGCGAAGTGACTGGTGAAATTGCCGATGCCAAGCGCTTTCGCGAATCCGAGCCCTTGCTGGTTGCCGAGCGTCTGCAGATTCTGCGAACGCGAATCTCACAGGCCAATGTCGGTGGAGACTTCCGTCAGCGGATGTTGACGCACATCGATCGCGCGATCACCGAACATCAGGTGTACATGGATCAGAATCGGGCTACGATCGACCAGAACACTCGCAATAAGCAGATCAAAGAACAAATTAATTTGGAGCATGAACAACGCTACAAGATTGATCAGCAAATCGCATCGTTGGTGGAAACATACAACGACCTAATGGACAAACACGAATACATGCAGGCCGAGACGGTGGCCAAACAAGTTGGAGCTCTAGACCCAGATTCTACGATTGCTAGCCTGCTGATCGCCAGTGCCAGAAACGCCCGCCGCATTGGGGAGTATGAAGCGGTTCGAACCAATAAAGAAGATGGGTTTATTGACGCGATGCTGGATGTCGATCGGTCGGCGCGACCCGTGTCAGACGAAAACAGCTTCCAGTTTCCCAAAGGTTGGGAAGATATCTCTCGTAAACGGCTTGCCAGTCAAGATCGCGAATCGCAGCGCGGCATGTCCCCAGCTGAAGTGGCCATCTGGGAAAAGCTCAAGCAGCTAGTCATGGTCAACTTCGACCAGCGTCCTCTGCGAGAAGTCGTGAAGACTTTGTCTGATATGACAGGCGTTATGATTGTGTTGGATACACCGGGAATGGCGCAAGAATCTATTCAGCCAGATGAGTTGATCACTTTGGATCTGCCTTCCCCAATTCAGTTGCGCAGTGCTTTGGCCTTGATGTTGAATTCGCGAAATCTGGATTTCCAGGTGGTGAACGAAGTGTTGAAAATCACCTCCGTGCGCAATACGGCTCAGGCCAATCGCTCCATCGTCTACAATGTTAAGGACTTGGTGATTCCAATTCCCAATTTTGTCACCGATTACAACAGCGGTATGGCAGGAGCCTTGCGACAGGCTTATGAAACGATCAACAACGGTCTGGTTGCTCGCACGCAGCCGCGGTATGGATCTGGCGAGAATGCCCAGTTCGGTGCTCAATCACAATTGGTCAGCACATCGCTCAATCCCGATTCTCAAGTCTTAGGGCAATTTGGCGGAGCCAATATGCCTCCAGGTATGGGCGGCATGCCTGGTATGCCTGGATTGGGCGGTGGCATGAACATGCTTCCCGGTACAGGCTTTGGCGGTTCAGGTCCTGTCATGGGCGGGCCACCAATTATGGCGATGGGATCGCCCTCGCCAATCGGCGGTGGAGGTGCTGCCGCGGATTTCGCCAGCTTGATGAACTTGATTCAGCAAACGATTGAACCCGACAATTGGGCGGCCAACGGTGGTACCAGCACGATGTTGCAATACCCGGCCAATCTCTCGCTAGTTGTCAGCGCCCCGCAGACGACCCACGAGAAAATTGCCGACTTGTTGGAGTCGCTGCGTCGCTTGCAGGATTTACAAGTCACCATCGAAGTGAAATTCATTACGCTGACTGATAACTTCTTTGAGCGGATGGGAGTTGACTTCGATTTGCGAGTGGAAGACGGCAATCGTCGCATTCCGTCGGCTGAACAGAAGAAGGGTCGAACGGTAGTGGGCTTGAGAACCGGCTCGACGGCTACCAACCCCTTCCCGTTTACAGCCGATTTAGATGTGGCCTTCGATCAGAACAACTTTGATTCGGCGGTGCCTGCCTTCGGTGGTTTTCCAGGGGTTGCCAACGCTGGTATCAACATGGGATTCGCGATCCTGAGCGAATTGGAAATGTTCTTCTTCATGAATGCTGCTCAAGGTGACCAACGGACCAACGTCTTGCAGGCACCCCGCGTGACCATGTTCGATGGGCAGTTTGCTTCGATTAACGACACGGTGTCGCGCCCCTTCGTGACCAGCTTGATCCCCGTGGTCGGCGACTTCGCGGTAGCCCAACAACCAGTGATTGTCGTGCTCAACGAAGGCACGATTCTGAACGTCCAGTCCACTATTTCGCATGACAAGCGCAGCGTGCGTTTGACGCTCAATCCAACGTTTTCACAGATTGACAAGGTCGATACGTTTACCTTTGAGGGCTCACGTCGTACACGATCCACATCCAGGCGGTCCGGTGACAATATCTTGAACCCTGACGATGGTTCGGTGGACGAAGAAGATGAAGAAGAAGAAACCATTATCTCAGGTACCACGGTACAGCAACCGAGCTTCTCATCCACAAATGTGTCGACTACGGTCAGTGTGCCTGACGGGGGTACGATCCTATTAGGCGGAATCAAGCGTATGCGAGAAAGCCGCATCGAACGTGGTGTGCCGATTCTCAGCAAGATTCCCTATCTCAACCGACTGTTCAAAAACACCGCCATTGGCCGGGAGACCAGTACGTTGATGCTCACGGTAACCCCACGCATCATCATCCTGGAAGAAGAAGAGCAGAAGTACGGCGTTTTTGATAACTAG
- a CDS encoding RDD family protein: protein MDNSLGDADYYDPKDYAGFGTRLVVMVIDSIVILLIGIMLWIPFLMLVLAEVIQSEPSGMFWIAFLLAIWVYLAPIKRSDFGTIGYRLFGIKLVSAKGGRPSLVSMTIRMMMWMFGPFNVVLDLLWLGADTESQSLRDCYLGTYLINRNATPLGRASVHLTRYNAMGFALAYPRVCRPKKVA, encoded by the coding sequence ATGGACAACTCTCTAGGCGATGCAGACTACTACGATCCGAAAGACTATGCTGGCTTCGGTACGCGATTGGTTGTCATGGTCATTGACTCGATTGTAATTCTGTTGATCGGTATCATGTTGTGGATACCCTTCCTAATGTTGGTCCTGGCTGAGGTCATTCAATCGGAACCGAGTGGCATGTTTTGGATTGCCTTTCTGCTGGCAATCTGGGTTTACCTTGCACCAATCAAGAGATCGGATTTCGGAACGATTGGATATCGACTATTTGGTATTAAACTTGTTTCTGCAAAAGGTGGACGTCCTTCGTTAGTCAGTATGACCATTCGGATGATGATGTGGATGTTTGGGCCATTCAATGTTGTGCTTGACCTACTATGGCTGGGTGCGGACACAGAAAGCCAATCCTTGCGTGATTGCTATTTGGGTACGTACCTCATAAATCGCAATGCTACTCCGCTTGGGCGTGCTTCAGTCCATTTGACACGATACAATGCCATGGGGTTTGCTCTTGCCTATCCGCGAGTTTGCCGCCCAAAAAAAGTCGCATAA
- the glgB gene encoding 1,4-alpha-glucan branching protein GlgB, giving the protein MRTQLSLQGIHRLVEGTLDNPAQMLGPHPVSLPDRQAMSIRAYMPSSQQVWLVDRQHQRVLPMRRVHPSGFYEAICPVEGFQDSNYRIRVASKNGEIIEMHDPYAVKPLLTDFDLFLFGQGRNWKIYDKLGAHPRTVDEVSGINFAVWAPNAESIQVVGDFNHWDGTGHLMRKHIPAGVWELFVPSCKVGEKYKFRIKMRDGSTIDKTDPFGRYAELPPRTASIVSSLDQYTWNDQQWIERRAATPALERPVNIYELHLGSWRRDPEGHHGWMNYRRIAHELVQYCQQMGFTHVELMPISEHPFSGSWGYQTVGYFGVTSRYGTPEDFMYFVDHCHQHDIGVIIDWVPAHFPKDSHGLRQFDGSALYEHADPRQGEHPDWGTMIFNYGRNEVRNFLVSNALFWLDKYHIDGLRVDAVASMLYLDYSREDGQWIPNCYGGRENLDAIHLLREFNEQAHTQYPGILTLAEESTAWPGVSRPTNCGGLGFSVKWNMGWMNDTLRYMRHEPIHRKFHHNELTFSLIYAFTENFALPLSHDEVVHGKGSLISQMSGDLWQKFANLRLLYSYMWTHPGKKLLFMGSEIAQWHEWDYDSQVQWDLLGWETHAGIQRLVADLNRLVIQQPALHQVDFSSEGFEWIDCLSAEDSVIAYMRKAHNPNDFVVVASNFTPVVREGYRLGVPQVGYYAELFNSDSQFYAGSNVGNYPGVMASDQPHHGRPASLQLTLPPLATVVLKLQ; this is encoded by the coding sequence GTGCGAACTCAGCTTTCGTTGCAGGGCATTCACCGACTGGTGGAAGGCACGCTGGACAACCCGGCTCAAATGCTTGGGCCGCATCCTGTGAGCCTACCGGATCGGCAAGCCATGTCGATTCGAGCCTACATGCCAAGCAGCCAACAAGTTTGGTTAGTCGACCGTCAGCATCAACGTGTCCTGCCGATGCGCCGTGTTCATCCATCGGGCTTCTACGAGGCGATTTGTCCAGTAGAAGGATTTCAAGATTCAAACTATCGAATACGAGTTGCCTCGAAGAACGGCGAAATCATCGAAATGCACGACCCCTACGCAGTCAAACCGCTATTGACAGACTTTGACCTGTTCCTGTTCGGGCAAGGTCGCAATTGGAAAATCTACGATAAGCTCGGTGCGCACCCGCGCACTGTGGATGAAGTCAGCGGCATCAATTTTGCGGTGTGGGCTCCCAATGCCGAGAGCATTCAAGTCGTGGGCGACTTCAACCATTGGGATGGTACTGGGCATTTGATGCGCAAACACATTCCCGCCGGGGTATGGGAGTTGTTCGTCCCTAGCTGCAAAGTTGGCGAGAAATACAAGTTTCGCATCAAGATGCGTGACGGTTCGACAATCGACAAAACCGACCCTTTCGGTCGGTACGCCGAACTACCGCCGCGAACGGCGTCGATCGTTTCGTCACTGGACCAATACACTTGGAATGATCAGCAGTGGATTGAGCGCCGGGCAGCCACGCCTGCCCTTGAGCGCCCGGTGAACATCTATGAACTGCACTTGGGTTCGTGGCGCCGCGACCCCGAAGGCCATCACGGCTGGATGAACTACCGCCGAATCGCGCACGAGCTTGTCCAGTACTGCCAGCAGATGGGATTTACGCATGTCGAGCTGATGCCCATTAGCGAGCATCCGTTTTCCGGATCGTGGGGCTATCAAACGGTTGGCTACTTCGGTGTTACCAGCCGCTATGGTACGCCTGAAGACTTCATGTACTTTGTCGATCACTGTCACCAACATGATATTGGGGTGATCATCGACTGGGTGCCGGCCCACTTCCCCAAAGACAGCCACGGGTTGAGGCAATTCGATGGTAGCGCGCTGTACGAACACGCCGATCCGCGCCAGGGCGAACACCCCGACTGGGGCACGATGATTTTCAACTATGGTCGCAATGAGGTCCGCAACTTTCTGGTTTCCAACGCCCTGTTTTGGTTGGACAAGTATCATATCGACGGCCTGCGGGTTGACGCTGTGGCCAGCATGTTATACCTGGACTATAGCCGTGAGGACGGTCAATGGATTCCCAATTGCTACGGCGGTCGCGAGAACCTGGATGCAATTCACTTGCTGCGCGAGTTTAACGAGCAAGCCCATACGCAGTACCCTGGAATCTTGACCTTGGCCGAAGAGTCCACGGCATGGCCCGGAGTCAGTCGCCCCACCAACTGCGGCGGCTTGGGGTTTTCGGTCAAGTGGAATATGGGTTGGATGAACGATACGCTGCGGTACATGCGACACGAACCCATACATCGCAAGTTTCATCACAACGAATTGACGTTCAGCCTGATCTATGCCTTTACCGAAAACTTTGCGCTGCCGCTGTCTCACGATGAAGTCGTGCACGGCAAAGGGTCACTCATCAGCCAAATGTCGGGCGACCTGTGGCAGAAGTTTGCAAATTTGCGACTGCTGTATTCCTACATGTGGACGCACCCAGGTAAAAAATTGTTGTTCATGGGTAGCGAAATCGCGCAGTGGCACGAGTGGGACTATGACAGTCAAGTGCAGTGGGACTTGCTGGGGTGGGAGACGCATGCCGGCATCCAGCGTCTGGTGGCTGACCTGAATCGTCTGGTCATCCAGCAGCCTGCGTTACATCAAGTTGATTTTAGTTCCGAAGGATTCGAATGGATCGACTGCCTGAGTGCCGAAGACAGCGTGATCGCTTACATGCGGAAGGCTCATAACCCTAATGACTTTGTGGTCGTAGCCAGCAACTTTACGCCGGTCGTGCGGGAGGGCTATCGACTGGGAGTTCCTCAAGTCGGTTATTACGCTGAACTGTTCAACAGCGACTCGCAGTTCTATGCCGGTAGCAACGTTGGCAACTATCCGGGTGTGATGGCCAGCGACCAACCGCACCATGGTCGGCCGGCTTCGTTGCAATTGACGCTACCGCCGCTGGCCACCGTAGTATTGAAGCTTCAGTAG
- a CDS encoding transposase family protein: MLEVRQAPERWAKGKRDFLENFLELPGGLPSRDCIRRVLIALEPEAFQKCFRRWLASHMEQTEDGQPRPNRHPMARPVAAHMIARRDWGRCTL; encoded by the coding sequence GTGCTAGAGGTCCGACAGGCACCCGAGCGCTGGGCCAAGGGCAAGCGAGACTTTCTGGAAAACTTCTTGGAGCTTCCCGGTGGCCTGCCATCACGAGATTGTATTCGCAGGGTGCTCATCGCGCTTGAGCCTGAAGCGTTTCAGAAATGCTTCAGGCGCTGGCTGGCCTCGCACATGGAGCAAACGGAAGATGGTCAGCCTCGGCCTAATCGCCACCCGATGGCAAGACCTGTCGCGGCTCACATGATCGCTCGCAGGGACTGGGGCCGCTGCACATTGTGA
- a CDS encoding IS3 family transposase → MKRMYRLWRSAGLRVPRKRRKKRSQGQAVNACHRKPASQPNDVWTWDFMESTTLQGTRLRWLNVIDEYTRMCLAIKVSRSITSEDAVDTLAELFSMYGVPKMLRSDNGLEFIAKAIQQWLSRLSIQTLYIEPGSPWQNGVCESFNGKLRDEYLQPRELVSVADARLKSRQWQDDYNRVRPHSSLGYLTPNEFAPRCADSVPFAALAPLHQHSEHSIPLPIS, encoded by the coding sequence ATGAAGCGTATGTACCGACTGTGGAGATCGGCAGGGCTGAGAGTACCAAGGAAACGCAGGAAAAAGCGAAGTCAAGGCCAAGCGGTGAACGCCTGTCATCGGAAGCCAGCCAGCCAACCGAATGATGTATGGACATGGGATTTTATGGAATCGACGACGCTCCAGGGCACAAGACTCCGATGGCTCAATGTGATCGACGAATACACGCGGATGTGTCTGGCGATCAAGGTGTCACGAAGCATCACCAGCGAAGACGCGGTTGATACGCTGGCCGAGCTATTCTCGATGTATGGAGTGCCCAAAATGTTGAGAAGCGACAATGGGCTTGAATTCATAGCCAAAGCAATCCAGCAGTGGCTAAGCAGACTATCGATCCAGACGCTGTATATCGAGCCAGGATCGCCGTGGCAAAACGGAGTGTGCGAGAGCTTCAACGGCAAGCTCCGAGACGAGTATTTGCAACCGAGGGAGCTGGTTTCAGTGGCGGACGCAAGACTCAAATCCCGACAGTGGCAAGACGACTACAACAGAGTCAGGCCCCACAGCTCGCTGGGCTACCTGACCCCCAACGAGTTCGCCCCTCGCTGTGCTGATTCCGTTCCGTTCGCTGCGCTCGCTCCACTTCATCAGCACAGCGAACATTCCATTCCCTTACCTATTTCCTAA